A single Apodemus sylvaticus chromosome 20, mApoSyl1.1, whole genome shotgun sequence DNA region contains:
- the Llph gene encoding protein LLP homolog, protein MAKSLRSKWKRKMRAEKRKKNAPRELNRLKSILRVDGDALMKDVEEIATVVAPKRCQEKMECEKVPSGADDEKDDMKMETEIKRNRKTLLDQHGQYPVWMNQRQRKRLKAKREKKRGKSRAKAAKGLAW, encoded by the exons ATGGCTAAAAGCTTGAGGAGTAAGTGGAAAAGGAAGATGCGTGccgagaagagaaagaagaatgcgCCAAGGGAGCTCAACAGGCTTAAAAGTATTCTCAGAGTTGATGGCGATGCTTTAATGAAAGACGTTGAAGAAATAGCGACCGTGGTGGCACCCAAGCGTTGCCAGGAGAAGATGGAGTGTGAGAAGGTGCCAAGTGGCGCAGATGATGAAAAGG atgacatgaaaatggaaactgaaattaagagaaacagaaagactctTCTAGACCAGCATGGCCAGTACCCAGTGTGGATGAAccagaggcaaagaaaaagactgaaggccaagagagaaaagaaacggGGGAAAAGCAGAGCGAAGGCTGCCAAGGGCCTGGCCTGGTAG